One window of Corynebacterium accolens genomic DNA carries:
- a CDS encoding MetQ/NlpA family ABC transporter substrate-binding protein, with protein sequence MQIRRAAAATAAVTVAATSLVACSSDADDDKTITVGTTDDAKQAWVAFEQEAKDAGYDIDIKSFSDYNTPNQALNQGELDTNNFQHLKFLAEYNHGNGTNLVPIVATEIVPLALFWKGHDSLDGIEGEEVAIPNDSTNQGRAINVLVQAGLITLKKDGLITPTPLDIDEKRSKVKVVPVDAAQTPSAHGEGTPAIINNSFLERAGIDPATAVFQDDPNSEEAEPYINVFAVREEDADNEDIKKLAELWHSDAVQKGVDEDSAGTSVEVERTPEELQEILDKLEADLD encoded by the coding sequence ATGCAGATTCGTCGCGCAGCGGCCGCTACCGCCGCCGTTACCGTCGCCGCCACCAGCCTCGTGGCCTGCTCCTCCGACGCAGATGATGACAAGACCATCACCGTTGGCACCACCGATGATGCAAAGCAGGCCTGGGTTGCCTTTGAGCAAGAAGCCAAGGACGCCGGCTACGACATCGACATCAAGTCCTTCTCGGATTACAACACCCCAAACCAGGCCCTGAACCAGGGCGAGCTGGATACCAATAACTTCCAGCACCTAAAGTTCCTGGCTGAGTACAACCACGGCAACGGCACCAACCTGGTGCCCATCGTCGCCACCGAAATCGTGCCGCTGGCGCTGTTCTGGAAGGGCCACGACTCCCTCGACGGCATCGAGGGTGAAGAAGTTGCCATCCCGAATGACTCCACCAACCAGGGCCGCGCCATCAACGTGCTGGTCCAGGCTGGCCTTATCACCTTGAAGAAGGACGGACTTATCACCCCGACCCCGCTGGACATCGATGAGAAGAGGTCCAAGGTCAAGGTCGTGCCGGTCGATGCCGCTCAGACCCCATCCGCGCACGGCGAGGGCACCCCGGCGATTATCAATAACTCCTTCCTGGAGCGCGCCGGCATCGATCCGGCCACCGCCGTCTTCCAGGATGATCCGAACTCCGAAGAGGCAGAGCCTTATATCAACGTCTTTGCCGTTCGCGAGGAAGACGCCGATAACGAGGACATCAAGAAGCTCGCCGAGCTCTGGCACTCCGATGCGGTACAAAAGGGCGTCGACGAGGACTCCGCAGGCACCTCCGTCGAGGTCGAGCGCACCCCAGAAGAACTCCAGGAAATCCTGGACAAGCTCGAAGCAGATTTGGACTAA